One Capsicum annuum cultivar UCD-10X-F1 chromosome 2, UCD10Xv1.1, whole genome shotgun sequence genomic window carries:
- the LOC107858589 gene encoding protein mago nashi homolog codes for MGEMGENEEFYLRYYVGHKGKFGHEFLEFEFRPDGKLRYANNSNYKNDTMIRKEVFLTPSVLKECRRIVADSEIMKEDDNNWPEPDRVGRQELEIVMGNEHISFTTSKIGSLMDVTVSNDPEGLRIFYYLVQDLKCFVFSLISLHFKIKPI; via the exons ATGGGGGAGATGGGAGAAAACGAGGAGTTTTACCTGAGATACTACGTGGGTCACAAAGGAAAATTTGGGCACGAGTTCTTAGAATTCGAGTTTAGGCCAGATGGGAAGCTCCGTTATGCTAATAATTCCAACTACAAGAACGATACTATGATTCGTAAGGAAGTCTTCCTTACCCCTTCGGTTCTCAAAGAATGCCGCCGCATTGTTGCTGATAGCGAG ATCATGAAGGAAGATGATAACAACTGGCCTGAACCAGATAGAGTGGGGAGACAGGAGCTTGAGATTGTGATGGGAAATGAACACATATCTTTCACTACATCTAAGATTGGTTCATTAATGGATGTGACTGTCAGTAACGATCCTGAGGGACTTCGTATCTTCTATTATCTTGTTCAG GATCTGAAGTGTTTCGTGTTCTCTCTCATCTCACTCCATTTCAAGATCAAACCCATTTAA